ACCTCAGTAGTAGAGTGTGAAGTTATGGCGAATTCCTGATCCAAAGCTTGAACTGTAACTTCAGTTGGGTGAACCTGAGAAGGTGTTGGAAATGTCACTTCTTGAAATACAGAAGCTTGAGCCCGTATCTCTTTAGGTGGATCAGAGGGCTGAGGTACGCTCTCTTGCAGAATTTGAGGAAGCTCTACTTGAGCAGTAGGTTGTGGAgttatagtgagttccaggtccaaAGGCTGAGAGGAGACAACAGGTGCTGTTGGATACTCAATGTGATCCTGATGTGGCGTTGGAAGTGTCACCTCCTGATATATTGCGACTGGAACTATAATCACTCTTGGTGGTTGTGAAATCTGAATTGTGGTCTCTGGCAGAATTTGAGGAAGTTCTCCCTCAGGGGTAGGTTGTGGAGTTATGGTAAGTTCCAGATCCAAAGGTTGAACTGTTGGGGGCTTAGGAGGAGGAACTGTACTCATCTTTGTGGTTGTAGGTGGCAGTCTCTCTCTTGTAGGCTCTGAActtatagtgagttccaagtctaAAGGCTGAAAAGAGACAACAGGCATTGTTGGATACTCAGGTTCACCCTGATGTGGCGTTGGAAATGTTACCTCCTGATATACTGGGACTGGAACTACAACCTCTCTAGGTGGTTCTGTAAGATGAGTTGTGGTCTCTGGCAGAAGTTCTCCCTCAGGAGTAGCTTGTGGAGTCACGGTAAGTTCCAGATCCAAAGGCTGAAAAGAGATAACAGGCATTATTGAATACTCATCTTGATCCTGACTTGGGGTTGGAATTGCCATCTGTTGATATATTGGTACTGGAGCTACAACCTTTTTAGGTGGTTCTGTAATCTGGGTTGTAATCTCTGGCACAGTTTGAGAACATTCTCCCTCAGTAGTAAACTGTGAAGTTATGGTAAGTTCCAGATCCAAAGGTTGAACTGTTGGGGGCTTAGGAGGAGGAATTGTACTCATCTTTGTGGTTGTAGATGGCGGACTCTCTCTAGTAGGCTCTGAatttatagtgagttccaggtccaaAGGTTGAACTGTTGGGGGCTTAGGAGGAGGAACTGTACTCATCTTTGTGGTTGTAGATGGCGGACTCTCTGTAGTAGGCTCTGAatttatagtgagttccaggtccaaAGGCTGAAAGGAGACAACAGGTGCTGTTGGATACTCAGTTTGATCCTGACGTGGTGCTGAAACTGTCACCTCCTGATATATTAGGGCTGAAGTTACAACTTCTGTAGTTGGTTCTGTAAGATGAATTGTGCTCTCTGGTATAGTTTGAAGAAGCTCTACTTGAGCAGTAGATTGATGAGTTACAGTAAATTCCAGATCCAAAGGTTGAACGTGGGGGCGCTTAGGAGGAGGAACTGTATTCATATTTGTGGTTGTGGGAGGCTCAGTCTCTCTAGTAGGCTCTGAATTTACGGTGAGTTCTAGGTCCAAAGGCTGAAAGGAGACAACAGGTGCTGTTGGATACTCAATGTGATCCTGATGTGGCGTTGGAAGTGTCACCACCTGATATATTGGGACTGGAACTATAATCACTCTAGGTGGTTGTGAAATCTGAATTGTGGTCTCTGGCAGAATTTGAGGAAGTTCTCCCTCAGGAGTAGGTTGTGGAGTTATGGTAAGTTCCAGATCCAAAGGTTGCTGATGTGGAAATGTCACCTGAGGATGTGTTGGTGGAGGTGTAGTCTTCTTTGGTACTGTAGCGTGGTCTGCTTCTGGAGTATATTGTGAAgttatggtgagttccaggtccaaAGGCCGAAATGAGATAACGGGGGGTTCTGAAACTTGTGTATTGGTGGGCTGTAGCACTGGAGATGGTTCCACATTCTCAGAGAGGTCTGCAGGTTGAGAGCGGGTTGTATGCTGAGCTGGAGAAGGTTCTGCACCCATAGTAGAATCTGGAGGTAGAAATGGGCCTTCCTGCTGAGTTGGAAAAGAATATACCCCTTTGTGGCGGTCTGCTTTTGGAGCTATAGCCCCTTGCCGAGAAAATTCAGTTTCAGGATATCCTGGTGTATGGGAAGGGGACTCAGTTTGGACTTGTAAAAATTCAACTTGTTCAGTGGGACCTATAGGCTGAAGTaggtcctcctcctgctcctgaagGGAGTAAACTTTCAAAGAGGACTCTGGAGCTCTGGTTCGTGCTTGGTTTGGATGTTTAACTGTGGTTTTATGCAATATTGAATGCTCATATCTGAATATTGCTTCTAGATCTTCAGGTGAAAAGTACAGGGTATCTCCCAGTGGAGGAAGAAAAAACTCTTTAGGTGGTTCTTGAGGTTTAGTTGGGAGTTCTTGCTGATAAGGTGACAATTCTGTACCCAAAGGGTGCTTTATGGGTAGAGATATGTTCCCCTCCTGCCCTGAAGAAACTTCTCCAGGAAGCTCTTCAGGCAGGGTGGGGACATCTGGATGAACTGAAGAATGCTGTTGGTTTTCAAGGAGGGTCGGAGGCAGAGTTATAACTTCTTGCTGGTCTTTCGAAGGTTCAGACCCTTGTTGGCTTGAAGTTCCAACCCCATTAATCAGCTCTGGAGGCTTAGCTGGGACACTGTGTGGTGCTGGAAGATGAACTTGACTAGGAACCAGGTCAGAACCTGCTGCCTCCTGATGTGCTGGAGGTTGAACTACTGTTTCATGAGGGAGCTCTTGAATTTGCACTGGGGTCTCCTGCTGGGCTGAAGAAGGTTCAAGCTCCTCTGGGAGCTCTGGATTCTCATCTGTGCCCCCGTGCTGGTTTAGAGAAGGGTTTTCATACTGAacaggttctggagattgaactggAGACTCTTGGTGATTTGATAAGGGTTCGATCCCTTCAGAAGgctctggagttacagctggATTGGTATGCTGGGTTGTAGAAGAGCCTACATCCTTTTCTGGGACTGTATTTGGCTTAACTATAGCCTCATGATGCACAGGAGGAGGTCCCACCTCTGTGGTGGGTTCTCGTGTTATGGTTAACTGCATATCCGGAGGTTGAACACTTAGAGAGGATAAGCTTGATTGGTGAGTCTGATGGTGAGTTGAGGGTGAAACAGTCACTTCATGATATTCTGAAGACAGAGTTGCTTGTTCGTGTTGGGTTAGAGCATGTTCTGAGGATTGAGTTGGAATTTCCAGTTCAGAAGGTTCAGCTGGCTGTCCCTGCTCACTGAAAAAAGGTTCCTCCTCTCCAGGGTACTCTAGAGGATGCACTGGGGACTCCTGCTGCGTCAGAGAAGATTCCATCTCCTTGGTAGGTCCTGAAGTTATGGTAAGTGCCACATCCACAGGCCTAAATACAACATGTGGAAAGTGATAATGGTGCTCTTCACTCTGAGTTGGCTGGAATGTCACTTGGTGAATTGATGGAGTTTCAACGACGTTCTCAACAACTTGAAGGGGAGGCGCTTGCTCAGTTGGAGCTTCTTCAGGGAGTTCTGTAGGTGTAACTAAGACTTCTGGCTGGCTTCCAGGACCTGATCCTACCTCCTCAAGAGGCTCAGAATGTTGAGCTGGCTGCTCTAGTTCTATAGGAGAAGACTCATCCTCCAGAAGAGGGTCTGGATGCTGTGATGGGACATCCTGATGaattagagaagcttcctcctcctcttcctcagcttcctctgGAAGCTGAATTTGGGATTCCAGGCCACCCTCAGATGATTCAATCTCGGCAGGAGATTCAGAAAGTTCATCCGGATGCTGTTCCAGGCTAGGATAATGTGCAGCTTGCACAAGAGGACCTGGAGTCTGAGTTGGAGTCTCCTCCTGAGCTGGAGACAGTTCAACCTCCTTAAAAGGTTCAGAAGTTATTGTGAGTGCCACATCTGGAGGTTTGACTGTAAACATGGGCAAAGTATCATGGTGAA
The Microtus pennsylvanicus isolate mMicPen1 chromosome 11, mMicPen1.hap1, whole genome shotgun sequence genome window above contains:
- the LOC142831550 gene encoding uncharacterized protein LOC142831550; the protein is MSFPHVMTPLSFCFCAPSRLLTGQILLVVIQADHIAEWVQNPVRLTSEPWVPTKLWWHLSDRPPKSPQAHTSQAGAGDFGYLGSSAPSQMFSPPRELTESFLSFQDTDTSAQPHPESDQFTVPHQHLTNKMTPPRKLPENILKLKRDQKYSPQFKSISGLDQATDSQLYEILVPPLDSEKSKVTKFIASSQDLKKDLAQHKKPAKVAFGTTTKQFAKPPPRKETMEDDYWYPSMNEAYSDSLSLQSQGNRKEPPEPSGQVEPPEYQLEAQSQDSENLGAAQEGRDHLPPRRKEKDSSVQKKEPVHQFASEEAAAIEQPVINGPPPERMRAQHSNMPNVTVKPLDLEVTIISGADEETQHTLSHQQAPGHLSESAGDMGPLLIQQEAPVPLLEGPGEVAPSLIHQEAAAPNSEFSQELEPPLSQQESLAPTPELTEVLEPSSTQQEAPAEILELPEDLENSGIQLEVPALPTKLPEEISPIVQQGGTVPVPESSMQSIAEAPAATIPYPTQHQVHHDTLPMFTVKPPDVALTITSEPFKEVELSPAQEETPTQTPGPLVQAAHYPSLEQHPDELSESPAEIESSEGGLESQIQLPEEAEEEEEEASLIHQDVPSQHPDPLLEDESSPIELEQPAQHSEPLEEVGSGPGSQPEVLVTPTELPEEAPTEQAPPLQVVENVVETPSIHQVTFQPTQSEEHHYHFPHVVFRPVDVALTITSGPTKEMESSLTQQESPVHPLEYPGEEEPFFSEQGQPAEPSELEIPTQSSEHALTQHEQATLSSEYHEVTVSPSTHHQTHQSSLSSLSVQPPDMQLTITREPTTEVGPPPVHHEAIVKPNTVPEKDVGSSTTQHTNPAVTPEPSEGIEPLSNHQESPVQSPEPVQYENPSLNQHGGTDENPELPEELEPSSAQQETPVQIQELPHETVVQPPAHQEAAGSDLVPSQVHLPAPHSVPAKPPELINGVGTSSQQGSEPSKDQQEVITLPPTLLENQQHSSVHPDVPTLPEELPGEVSSGQEGNISLPIKHPLGTELSPYQQELPTKPQEPPKEFFLPPLGDTLYFSPEDLEAIFRYEHSILHKTTVKHPNQARTRAPESSLKVYSLQEQEEDLLQPIGPTEQVEFLQVQTESPSHTPGYPETEFSRQGAIAPKADRHKGVYSFPTQQEGPFLPPDSTMGAEPSPAQHTTRSQPADLSENVEPSPVLQPTNTQVSEPPVISFRPLDLELTITSQYTPEADHATVPKKTTPPPTHPQVTFPHQQPLDLELTITPQPTPEGELPQILPETTIQISQPPRVIIVPVPIYQVVTLPTPHQDHIEYPTAPVVSFQPLDLELTVNSEPTRETEPPTTTNMNTVPPPKRPHVQPLDLEFTVTHQSTAQVELLQTIPESTIHLTEPTTEVVTSALIYQEVTVSAPPFGPGTHYKFRAYYRESAIYNHKDEYSSSS